In Patescibacteria group bacterium, a genomic segment contains:
- a CDS encoding HAMP domain-containing histidine kinase: MFKKARIQLIFFYSLVFLFFFWLSNTTLYLLVGQSLGGDPSLIVFWDTLFLLNIVFIFLVPFIAWFFTLLTLKPVQKIHEQQKQFISDVSHELRTPLSILSSEIDVALKKNRRTTFYKQILTSNKQEVGRLAALVENLLFLAREDEGQQTVKFERVDITDLLGNVTASLKDKSVKKKISIHFEAAEEAVVVSGQPTMLRQLFLNIIDNAINYTPINGAVWVSLRSQKQYAQIKIKDTGIGISEGDQKKIFERFYRVDSSRSQVSGYGLGLPICQSIVRLHQGSIMVHSRLGKGSVFTVLLPRASR; this comes from the coding sequence ATGTTTAAAAAAGCGCGTATACAACTGATATTTTTTTATTCTCTTGTTTTTCTCTTCTTCTTCTGGCTATCTAATACAACTTTATATTTATTGGTGGGTCAATCCTTAGGAGGCGACCCATCCTTAATAGTGTTTTGGGATACTTTATTTCTATTAAATATTGTCTTCATTTTTTTAGTACCCTTTATTGCCTGGTTTTTCACTTTGTTAACTCTTAAACCGGTACAGAAAATTCATGAGCAGCAAAAACAGTTTATATCTGATGTGTCCCATGAATTAAGAACTCCTCTTTCCATATTAAGTAGCGAAATAGACGTAGCTTTGAAAAAAAATCGCCGGACAACATTTTACAAACAGATTCTGACCAGCAATAAACAGGAAGTGGGCCGTTTGGCAGCTTTAGTCGAAAACCTGTTATTTCTTGCCAGAGAAGATGAGGGGCAACAAACTGTAAAGTTTGAAAGAGTAGACATTACTGATCTTCTGGGAAATGTCACTGCTTCACTGAAGGACAAAAGCGTTAAAAAGAAAATCTCTATACATTTTGAAGCGGCAGAGGAGGCGGTGGTAGTTTCGGGACAACCAACAATGCTAAGACAACTTTTTCTCAATATTATTGACAATGCCATCAACTACACACCAATAAACGGCGCTGTGTGGGTTAGTTTGAGAAGCCAAAAGCAATATGCGCAAATAAAGATAAAAGATACAGGGATTGGTATATCAGAAGGGGATCAGAAAAAGATCTTTGAACGTTTTTATAGAGTAGATTCTTCCCGTTCTCAAGTAAGCGGTTACGGACTCGGCCTTCCTATCTGCCAATCTATTGTTCGGCTTCATCAAGGAAGTATTATGGTTCACTCTCGTTTAGGAAAAGGGTCGGTATTTACCGTTCTACTTCCCAGAGCTTCCCGCTAA